Proteins encoded together in one Balaenoptera ricei isolate mBalRic1 chromosome 2, mBalRic1.hap2, whole genome shotgun sequence window:
- the LOC132360774 gene encoding metallothionein-1E-like, which translates to MDPKCSCPTGGSCSCKACRCTSCKKSCCSRCPVGCAKCAQGCVCKGASDKCSCCA; encoded by the coding sequence ATGGACCCCAAGTGCTCCTGCCCCACTGGCGGCTCCTGCAGCTGCAAAGCCTGCAGATGCACCTCCTGCAAGAAGAGCTGCTGCTCCCGCTGCCCCGTGGGCTGCGCCAAGTGTGCCCAGGGCTGCGTCTGCAAAGGGGCCTCGGACAAGTGCAGCTGCTGTGCCTGA